A region of Acidobacteriota bacterium DNA encodes the following proteins:
- a CDS encoding aminodeoxychorismate/anthranilate synthase component II, producing MILVIDNYDSFTYNLVQYLGELGAEVKVVRNDQAGVEDVEAMQPKRILLSPGPCTPNEAGITLDVIRHFAGKLPLLGVCLGHQAMGQAFGGEVIRAPYLMHGKTSQILHDGKTIFEGIGNPFTATRYHSLIVERSSIPATVEVTATTSDGLVMGLRHREFPACEGVQFHPESIMTTEGKKLLANFLKLN from the coding sequence GGGAGAGCTTGGCGCGGAGGTGAAAGTCGTTCGCAACGATCAGGCAGGCGTTGAAGACGTCGAAGCGATGCAGCCGAAACGCATTCTGCTTTCGCCCGGCCCCTGCACCCCGAACGAAGCTGGCATCACGCTGGACGTGATTCGGCATTTTGCTGGCAAGCTGCCTCTGTTGGGCGTTTGCCTGGGCCATCAGGCGATGGGGCAAGCTTTTGGCGGCGAAGTCATTCGCGCACCCTACCTGATGCATGGCAAAACCAGCCAGATCCTGCATGACGGCAAAACGATTTTTGAAGGCATCGGAAACCCCTTCACGGCGACGCGCTACCATTCGCTGATTGTCGAACGCAGCAGTATTCCCGCTACGGTGGAAGTTACGGCGACGACTTCCGACGGGTTGGTGATGGGATTGCGCCACAGGGAGTTTCCCGCTTGCGAAGGCGTGCAGTTTCATCCTGAATCCATTATGACCACCGAAGGCAAAAAACTGTTGGCAAACTTCCTGAAGCTGAATTGA